The Desulfosoma caldarium genome has a window encoding:
- a CDS encoding TonB-dependent receptor, translated as MSREKMVKTLATFTGALALVFIAGVGMCEEMLEPTVLEPVRVVGSPIIEGNAIDAFAAQKTVVTDQQMEDLNAQDLQTALRQTPGVTISRYNPIGSFGGATGGAVFIRGLGSSRPGAEIKTFVDGVPVYMSIWNHPLLDLLPIDPAQSVEVYKSPQPHVFGNAFAAVNLVPKAALKEGYQTTLRGSYGSYDTAVVQGEHGGRPTDRWDYYLAGAYRRSDGHRDNANGELGNAYARLGGTINSHWGAYAFALWNDNYADDPGAKGAPRAQRLGRYETRLWLVTASLTNEYEKASGFFKVYRSSGEGDWLDQPTSREGVREDLFNDFLFYGFKARESFRLWPGSELVAGLDWDRTEGDYVARFTDGKRDVWDGHDFTLLSPYAALSHTFGDPQGFRVIPSVGVRYYDHTDFDGQWSPHVGVIVGYGHTELHASYARGVLYPGLDVVVFSQKVIPALKDTWKDLDAEVLDHFELGIRHRWAEKLTVDVTAFYDEGSDRYVVVPPPPFPPIYDNVEDYTLKGAEATATFFATDRLAFFAGATYLVADPDDLPYTPKWTVTGGLNWRFLDRWTLNVDGERVGSMAVREQARRFGALNTQKVDAYVLLNGKLSYQFPLSHTKAQGTVYVAVENILNEDYEYLPGYPMPGTNVMFGAKFTF; from the coding sequence ATGTCCAGAGAAAAGATGGTGAAAACTTTGGCGACGTTCACCGGAGCTTTGGCTCTTGTGTTTATCGCCGGAGTGGGCATGTGTGAGGAAATGCTGGAGCCAACGGTCCTTGAACCCGTGCGTGTGGTCGGTTCGCCCATCATTGAAGGAAATGCCATTGACGCGTTTGCCGCGCAAAAGACCGTGGTCACGGATCAGCAAATGGAGGACTTGAATGCCCAAGATTTGCAAACCGCCCTTCGACAAACCCCCGGCGTGACCATTTCGCGCTACAATCCCATTGGATCCTTCGGCGGAGCGACAGGAGGGGCCGTCTTCATCCGTGGTCTTGGATCCAGCCGACCCGGGGCTGAAATCAAAACTTTTGTGGACGGAGTGCCTGTTTACATGAGCATTTGGAACCATCCTCTGCTGGATCTTTTGCCCATTGATCCTGCCCAGAGTGTAGAAGTGTACAAAAGTCCACAGCCTCACGTTTTTGGCAACGCCTTTGCTGCGGTGAACCTTGTGCCTAAGGCGGCGCTCAAGGAGGGTTATCAGACCACACTGCGGGGCTCATACGGAAGCTACGACACCGCGGTGGTTCAAGGGGAGCATGGAGGACGTCCTACGGATCGGTGGGATTACTATCTCGCAGGGGCCTACAGGCGTTCCGACGGCCACCGTGACAATGCGAACGGTGAGCTTGGCAACGCTTACGCGCGCCTGGGGGGGACCATCAATTCCCATTGGGGAGCCTACGCCTTTGCCCTGTGGAATGACAATTATGCCGACGATCCCGGTGCCAAGGGGGCACCGCGGGCACAACGCCTCGGGCGCTATGAGACCCGTCTATGGCTCGTGACGGCATCGTTGACCAACGAATACGAAAAAGCCTCCGGGTTTTTCAAGGTGTACCGGAGCAGCGGGGAGGGCGACTGGCTGGATCAGCCCACATCCAGAGAAGGAGTTCGAGAAGACCTTTTCAATGATTTTTTGTTCTATGGATTCAAGGCCCGCGAGAGTTTCAGGTTGTGGCCGGGAAGTGAGCTCGTCGCAGGCTTGGACTGGGACCGCACGGAGGGCGATTACGTGGCCCGGTTCACGGACGGCAAAAGAGATGTCTGGGACGGCCACGATTTCACCCTTCTGTCCCCGTATGCGGCGTTGAGCCACACCTTTGGGGATCCTCAGGGTTTTCGAGTGATCCCCTCCGTCGGGGTTCGCTACTATGATCACACGGATTTCGATGGGCAGTGGTCGCCCCATGTCGGTGTGATCGTTGGCTACGGGCACACGGAACTGCACGCGAGCTACGCCCGTGGGGTGCTCTATCCCGGCTTGGATGTTGTGGTGTTTTCCCAAAAAGTCATACCGGCTTTGAAGGACACGTGGAAGGATCTGGATGCGGAGGTTTTGGACCATTTTGAATTGGGAATTCGGCATCGCTGGGCTGAAAAGCTCACGGTGGATGTCACAGCGTTTTACGATGAAGGCTCGGACCGCTATGTGGTGGTGCCTCCACCGCCCTTTCCGCCCATCTATGACAATGTGGAAGACTACACGCTGAAAGGGGCGGAAGCGACGGCCACATTTTTCGCGACGGATCGGCTCGCTTTTTTTGCCGGGGCCACCTATTTAGTCGCGGATCCCGACGATCTTCCCTACACTCCAAAATGGACCGTGACGGGGGGCCTCAACTGGCGTTTTCTGGATCGTTGGACTCTCAATGTGGATGGAGAGCGCGTGGGCTCCATGGCCGTACGCGAGCAGGCTCGACGCTTCGGCGCCCTCAACACCCAAAAGGTGGACGCCTACGTGTTGCTCAACGGCAAGCTGAGTTATCAGTTTCCCTTGTCTCATACCAAGGCGCAGGGAACGGTCTATGTGGCCGTGGAAAATATTTTGAATGAAGACTACGAATATCTGCCCGGGTATCCCATGCCCGGAACCAATGTGATGTTCGGTGCCAAATTCACCTTCTAA
- a CDS encoding ABC transporter permease: MSGAWQAVFLREMLILRRRLFRQIFSWSVAPLLYLIAFGYGMGRHVTVQGVSYVEFLIPGLLAMTSMTQAFAIGSEINIARFYWHIFEEFQAAPMSHLDYVLGEVLAGLCRAILAGLVIVGLGALFGVFLSYNLYFWIAFVLNGLVFSSLAVALAMVVKSHADQAFMNNFIITPMAFLGGTFFPLAHLPEWAQKVLQFLPITHATFAMRDAALGKTPPLFPFGLLAVLGVAAFAGAVFTVDRAKD; the protein is encoded by the coding sequence ATGAGTGGCGCATGGCAGGCGGTTTTTCTTCGAGAGATGCTCATTCTGCGCCGGCGCTTGTTTCGTCAAATCTTCTCTTGGTCCGTGGCGCCGCTTCTGTACTTGATCGCCTTCGGCTACGGCATGGGGCGCCATGTCACTGTGCAGGGCGTGAGCTATGTGGAGTTTCTCATTCCGGGTCTTTTGGCCATGACCAGCATGACCCAAGCCTTTGCCATCGGAAGCGAAATCAACATCGCTCGGTTTTATTGGCATATTTTTGAAGAGTTTCAGGCCGCGCCCATGAGCCATCTGGACTATGTGCTGGGGGAAGTTTTGGCCGGGTTGTGCCGGGCTATTCTGGCCGGTCTGGTCATTGTGGGGCTCGGAGCCCTTTTCGGCGTATTTCTCTCGTATAACCTGTACTTTTGGATCGCCTTTGTGCTCAACGGTCTGGTCTTTTCGTCTTTGGCCGTGGCCTTGGCCATGGTGGTCAAGTCCCATGCCGACCAGGCCTTCATGAACAACTTCATCATCACTCCCATGGCCTTTCTGGGCGGTACCTTTTTTCCCCTGGCCCATCTGCCGGAGTGGGCCCAAAAAGTGTTGCAATTCCTGCCCATCACGCACGCGACGTTTGCAATGCGCGACGCCGCTCTTGGCAAGACACCTCCCCTTTTTCCCTTTGGGCTTTTGGCCGTGCTGGGCGTGGCGGCCTTTGCGGGTGCCGTGTTCACCGTGGACCGAGCCAAGGACTGA
- a CDS encoding iron ABC transporter substrate-binding protein, whose product MPPMRGFSRTLLTAVGLIALFSQVAEPFSVTDMAGRTVSFPKPPRRVVCLAPGALRLIVYLQAQDLVVGVEGIEKTRRFGRPYRMAHPELADLPLVGPGGPTSINAKPDLEPLLAVKPDVVFVTYMDKALADEVSRLAGIPVVVLSYGRFASFDEDILNSLRVAGKVLGREERAQELARFVEDLRKDLQRRSASVPESKRPRAYVGGIGYKGAYGLESTELHYIPFLWNRVLHVAASVKSRLGGHLFLDKEQLLTLNPDVVFIDGGGLQLVLEDAKKHLAFYKQIKAFQTGRVYLLYPFNAYATNVETALVDAVAVGKRLYPEQFADVDLGKVADRIYSTFVGRSVLSEMEHLYGPLGGIVSLGLD is encoded by the coding sequence ATGCCACCCATGCGAGGCTTTTCTCGAACCCTTCTGACGGCCGTGGGCTTGATCGCCCTGTTTTCCCAGGTGGCGGAGCCCTTTTCTGTGACGGACATGGCAGGACGCACCGTGAGCTTTCCCAAACCGCCTCGCCGCGTCGTGTGCCTGGCTCCGGGAGCGTTGCGGCTCATCGTCTACTTGCAGGCTCAAGACCTTGTGGTGGGTGTGGAAGGCATCGAGAAAACACGACGTTTCGGCCGTCCCTATCGCATGGCGCATCCTGAACTGGCCGACCTGCCTTTGGTGGGTCCGGGAGGCCCCACAAGCATCAATGCCAAGCCCGATCTGGAACCCCTGCTGGCCGTGAAGCCGGATGTGGTCTTCGTGACCTATATGGACAAGGCTCTGGCGGACGAGGTGAGCCGCCTCGCCGGGATTCCCGTGGTCGTTTTGAGCTACGGGCGGTTTGCGTCTTTTGATGAAGACATCTTGAATTCCCTGCGCGTGGCCGGAAAGGTGCTGGGCCGTGAAGAGCGCGCTCAAGAACTGGCTCGCTTTGTGGAAGACCTTCGCAAAGATCTTCAACGCCGCAGCGCATCGGTTCCTGAATCCAAAAGGCCTCGCGCTTATGTTGGCGGAATCGGGTACAAGGGAGCTTACGGCCTCGAAAGCACGGAACTCCACTACATACCTTTTCTGTGGAATCGTGTCCTCCATGTGGCGGCCTCCGTGAAAAGTCGCCTCGGCGGGCACCTTTTTTTGGATAAAGAACAGCTCCTGACCCTCAATCCCGACGTGGTGTTCATCGATGGCGGTGGTTTGCAGCTTGTCCTAGAAGACGCCAAAAAACATCTCGCCTTTTACAAACAGATCAAAGCGTTTCAAACAGGGCGGGTTTACCTTTTGTATCCGTTTAATGCTTACGCCACCAATGTGGAAACGGCCCTGGTGGATGCCGTGGCGGTGGGCAAGAGGCTTTATCCGGAACAGTTTGCCGATGTGGATCTGGGCAAGGTGGCCGATCGCATCTACAGCACCTTTGTGGGCCGATCCGTGCTTTCCGAGATGGAACATCTCTACGGGCCCCTCGGAGGAATCGTGTCGCTCGGATTGGATTAA
- a CDS encoding TonB-dependent receptor: METKQMKSLLSGVGTGFERGRHRVRSTRIVLCAALVALVLAAGGALAQQSGSEATKVQDIVVQAEKILTPTRQADETVYTGTAITQKGLEAQGPRASTSVYESLRVLPGVQVESPDPYGLAAEQQAIRVRGVRGYLGALTVEGIPNYGGNPIGPRDYIYDMINVESLSVYKGAVPGDIGTGVGSRGGAIWLQPRWPQEDFGVSLGQSLGAHSYTRTVGRVDSGSIEATGTRVSASYSYTEANKWKGAGKIGPRHNVNVMLSQQVGTWLDAKLWFNMNDLEQNLYKALTYQQTRNLSNNYNIDFNTTRAGTAAQDINYYDYNRGEYNNSDVFAVLTVTPWENIHFVLKPYYADEDTEIYQGITSQGGLIQKRDRDIDRKGIIGEVRSTWRSLSGTLGYLYEESDMNISTRNYGISGDKLVYRGVGVAATTGTTYIHSPYAKISGTHGSFDWQAGLKYFRFKDSDSEGYTTPPPDYIPTPAPDLNRKARTYDIWLPTLGVGYQLTEDLSVYASYGRNFIRPYAYMPLVSLYSANRQTFQQAGITLNDLFQGYDMEKSDNFDLGFRWNTRWFELAPTFFYSEHKKLLTTVYDPRVNLSYRQNIGRARGYGLDLETNIFLMKNLTVFLNPTLTILEYDKDITFQGQTFDVKGDQVVDTPKVMLQAGLLYQYKDLELIPSLRYSGKRYGDIQHKEEIDSYTVVDFGARYKLKNIFFDNTLELSLDIYNVFNKKYISGINVFDDNRGGAASYYAGSPFTAIVSATLKF, translated from the coding sequence ATGGAAACAAAGCAAATGAAAAGTCTCTTGAGCGGCGTGGGTACGGGGTTCGAGAGAGGGCGCCATAGAGTCAGGTCTACGAGGATTGTTTTATGCGCCGCGCTTGTGGCCCTGGTCTTGGCTGCCGGCGGCGCTTTAGCCCAGCAAAGCGGATCCGAGGCGACCAAGGTCCAGGACATCGTGGTTCAAGCGGAAAAGATTCTCACACCAACTCGACAGGCCGATGAAACGGTCTACACGGGAACGGCCATCACCCAGAAGGGTTTGGAAGCCCAGGGGCCTCGAGCGTCCACCAGCGTCTATGAATCCCTGCGGGTTCTTCCCGGCGTCCAGGTGGAAAGCCCGGACCCCTATGGCTTGGCTGCGGAACAGCAAGCGATTCGAGTGCGAGGTGTTCGTGGCTACCTGGGGGCGCTCACGGTGGAGGGCATTCCCAACTACGGCGGCAATCCCATCGGTCCCAGGGATTACATCTACGACATGATCAATGTGGAGTCTTTGTCCGTTTATAAGGGAGCGGTGCCGGGAGATATAGGCACCGGCGTGGGATCCCGCGGTGGCGCCATTTGGCTTCAACCCCGCTGGCCTCAGGAGGACTTCGGCGTTAGTCTGGGCCAAAGCCTTGGAGCGCACTCCTATACCCGCACCGTGGGCCGCGTGGATTCCGGATCCATCGAAGCCACGGGCACCAGAGTCAGTGCTTCCTATTCCTACACAGAAGCAAACAAATGGAAAGGGGCGGGAAAGATCGGCCCACGCCACAACGTCAATGTCATGCTGTCGCAACAGGTGGGCACGTGGCTGGACGCCAAGCTCTGGTTCAACATGAACGACTTGGAACAAAATCTTTACAAAGCCTTGACATACCAACAGACGCGAAATCTTTCGAATAATTACAATATAGATTTTAACACAACGCGGGCAGGTACCGCAGCTCAGGACATAAACTATTATGACTATAACAGGGGGGAATACAATAATAGCGATGTGTTTGCCGTTTTAACGGTGACGCCTTGGGAAAATATTCATTTTGTTCTGAAACCCTACTATGCCGATGAAGACACGGAAATTTACCAAGGAATTACGAGCCAAGGGGGGTTGATTCAGAAAAGAGATCGCGACATCGACCGCAAGGGGATCATCGGTGAAGTGCGAAGCACCTGGAGGTCACTTTCCGGCACCCTGGGCTATCTTTATGAAGAATCAGATATGAACATCTCTACAAGGAATTATGGAATTTCGGGAGACAAATTGGTCTACAGGGGAGTCGGTGTGGCCGCCACCACCGGAACGACTTATATTCACAGCCCCTATGCCAAAATTTCGGGAACCCATGGATCCTTCGACTGGCAAGCCGGGCTAAAGTATTTTCGATTTAAGGATTCCGATAGTGAAGGCTACACGACCCCGCCTCCTGACTACATTCCCACCCCTGCGCCCGACCTAAATAGAAAGGCCCGAACCTACGATATCTGGTTACCGACACTGGGGGTGGGGTATCAGTTGACGGAAGACCTTTCGGTGTATGCCAGCTACGGCAGGAATTTTATACGACCGTACGCATACATGCCGCTCGTTAGCCTCTACAGCGCCAACCGCCAGACCTTTCAACAAGCAGGAATCACTCTGAACGATCTTTTTCAAGGCTACGACATGGAAAAATCGGACAATTTCGATCTCGGTTTTCGGTGGAACACCCGATGGTTTGAATTGGCCCCTACGTTCTTTTACAGCGAGCACAAGAAGTTGCTGACGACCGTCTATGATCCTCGGGTCAACTTGAGTTATCGACAGAACATCGGCCGAGCCCGCGGTTACGGGCTAGATTTGGAGACAAACATCTTCCTCATGAAAAATCTGACGGTGTTCCTGAATCCCACCCTAACCATTCTTGAATACGACAAGGACATCACCTTTCAGGGGCAGACCTTTGACGTGAAAGGTGATCAGGTGGTGGATACGCCCAAGGTCATGCTGCAAGCCGGACTTCTCTACCAATACAAAGACTTGGAGCTTATTCCTTCCCTACGGTATTCAGGCAAACGATACGGTGACATTCAACACAAGGAGGAAATCGATTCCTACACGGTTGTGGATTTTGGCGCCCGCTACAAATTGAAAAACATCTTCTTTGATAACACCCTGGAGCTATCCCTGGATATTTACAACGTGTTTAACAAAAAATATATATCGGGGATCAACGTGTTTGATGACAACAGAGGAGGGGCCGCTAGTTACTATGCTGGATCACCCTTTACGGCTATTGTTTCGGCCACTTTGAAATTCTAA
- a CDS encoding ABC transporter ATP-binding protein produces the protein MIEIVDLKKNYRKVQALKGISLRVGSGELFAYLGPNGAGKTTTIRILTGLTRPSGGQAYVGGHDVGKEPIKAKRHQGLVPQHVNLDAELTVEENLFIHGRLHGMGRVDIGRRIEELLDYVGLKEKRTSLVKRLSGGMKRRLMIARALLHRPAVLFLDEPTVGLDPAIRRRVWTLIKKIQRDGVTIFLTTHYIEEAEFLADRVAFIDEGAIVALDTPRHLMDALGQWAIDCYRGNEMETRYFTDRESARRYAEERMNGYTLRRVNLEDAFLACTGKKVS, from the coding sequence GTGATCGAGATCGTGGATTTGAAAAAGAACTACAGGAAAGTGCAAGCCCTCAAGGGTATCAGCCTTCGAGTGGGGTCCGGTGAATTATTCGCCTACCTCGGTCCCAACGGAGCGGGCAAGACGACGACCATTCGCATCTTGACAGGGTTGACAAGGCCCAGTGGAGGTCAAGCCTACGTAGGGGGGCACGATGTGGGCAAGGAACCTATTAAAGCCAAGCGCCACCAAGGACTGGTGCCACAACACGTGAATCTGGATGCCGAGTTGACCGTCGAGGAAAACCTCTTCATTCACGGTCGGCTGCACGGCATGGGGCGCGTGGATATTGGGCGGCGCATCGAAGAATTGCTGGATTATGTGGGGTTGAAGGAAAAGCGCACAAGCCTCGTCAAGCGCCTTTCCGGCGGCATGAAACGGCGGCTTATGATCGCTCGGGCTTTGCTGCATCGCCCCGCCGTGCTCTTTCTGGACGAACCCACGGTGGGGTTGGATCCCGCCATTCGGCGCCGCGTCTGGACGCTCATCAAGAAAATTCAACGGGACGGCGTGACCATTTTTCTCACCACGCACTACATCGAAGAAGCCGAATTTTTGGCCGACCGTGTCGCCTTCATTGACGAGGGGGCCATCGTGGCCTTGGACACGCCTCGGCACCTGATGGACGCCCTGGGCCAATGGGCCATTGACTGCTACCGGGGCAACGAGATGGAAACACGCTACTTTACCGACAGGGAATCGGCCCGCCGTTATGCCGAAGAGCGCATGAACGGCTACACTCTTCGGCGAGTGAACCTTGAAGACGCCTTCTTGGCCTGCACGGGGAAAAAAGTCTCATGA
- a CDS encoding class I SAM-dependent methyltransferase, producing MAGRAEFFEARAARWEETCYPPEVRARLEAFLPHFGIGLGEWVLDVGTGPGILVPYVHRLVGPEGRIVALDLVRAMTVEASKKCAAPWGMVLQADVHAIPCRSGVFDRVLCFAAFPHFKEQPRALAEMARVLKPEGELIIAHLMSREELAQHHATHEDVRRDVLPDARTMTFLMRAAGFHVRTLVDEPGRYLLKAVRSCTVAP from the coding sequence ATGGCGGGCAGGGCAGAATTTTTTGAGGCAAGGGCCGCTCGGTGGGAAGAAACCTGTTACCCGCCCGAGGTGCGCGCGCGCCTTGAGGCGTTTCTTCCGCACTTCGGTATCGGCTTAGGGGAATGGGTGTTGGACGTAGGGACAGGCCCAGGCATTTTGGTTCCCTATGTGCACCGTCTCGTCGGACCTGAAGGCCGCATCGTCGCTCTGGATCTGGTGCGGGCCATGACGGTGGAGGCCTCAAAAAAATGTGCCGCTCCGTGGGGAATGGTGTTGCAGGCGGACGTGCATGCCATACCTTGTCGAAGCGGCGTCTTTGACCGCGTGCTGTGTTTTGCCGCCTTTCCCCACTTCAAAGAGCAACCTCGAGCTCTGGCTGAAATGGCTCGGGTGCTCAAGCCCGAGGGAGAGCTCATTATTGCCCATCTGATGAGCCGAGAGGAGCTCGCGCAGCATCATGCCACCCACGAGGATGTGCGCCGGGATGTTTTGCCCGATGCGCGGACCATGACCTTCCTGATGAGAGCGGCCGGCTTTCATGTGCGCACTCTGGTGGACGAACCGGGTCGCTACCTTCTTAAGGCCGTCCGCAGCTGCACCGTCGCACCGTAG
- the selB gene encoding selenocysteine-specific translation elongation factor, giving the protein MLASFTIGIAGHVDHGKTSLVKALTGWDTDRLAEEKRRGLTIEPGVAPLVLPNGRRVALMDVPGHKDFLKNTIRGLSSVQAAVLVVAADDGIMPQTLDHLEILHFMGAKTGMVVLSKADLVDEETLELAEMEVRDLIKGTFLDGCVVVPFSALQNRGLAQVLKELERLVDRVTVDFVHPIFRLWIDRVIQAAGFGTVVSGTVLCGALAEGDPVEILPTCAKATARFLEVHHERVPRVEPGMRAGINLRGVPFEAVAHGMALITPGYTSPAFYLNAQLEISRHAPKPLRNQARVKIHLGTGCHNALVVLMDQKSLNPGETGLVQLRMEKPVPALARDPFVMCSLDLEAVLGGGTVLEVSNQKFRERKATKILPFLECLLREDVSGATDMLFQRSGNRALTLQDMTRATGFSSRRIADHVNQACRQDRYVLLGQEFYLPKAAYRHLIRETFQALSAILAETPLKAAVTAQEIKHRVDAHLDDAVCAHVLDTLVQRGMVARTESGYRLPEKVTALPRRQQEIVQRILDYAHKLGWRTFAVGTFCDEHGERYSRPEVQKLVDYLTAQKTLVRLRDGRYMTRKALEQIKERVRDKILRDGSLTIADCSQLFGFGRTRGISILDYLDSIGMTMRVGDRRVLSDQYAQTFWNERRRRPNSSSSA; this is encoded by the coding sequence CCATAGAACCGGGCGTTGCGCCTCTTGTTCTGCCCAACGGGCGCCGCGTGGCTTTGATGGATGTTCCTGGCCATAAGGATTTCCTGAAAAATACCATTCGAGGGCTGAGCAGTGTGCAGGCGGCAGTTCTTGTGGTGGCCGCCGATGACGGCATTATGCCTCAAACGCTGGATCACCTGGAAATCCTGCATTTCATGGGGGCCAAAACCGGGATGGTGGTCCTCAGTAAAGCGGATTTGGTCGATGAGGAAACCCTGGAACTGGCCGAAATGGAAGTGAGGGACCTGATCAAGGGCACTTTCTTGGACGGCTGTGTGGTGGTGCCATTTTCTGCCCTCCAAAACCGCGGTCTTGCTCAGGTCCTCAAAGAGCTGGAGCGGCTGGTGGACAGGGTGACGGTGGATTTCGTCCACCCCATCTTTCGGCTTTGGATCGACCGGGTGATCCAGGCGGCGGGTTTCGGCACCGTTGTTTCCGGCACAGTTTTGTGCGGGGCGCTTGCCGAAGGCGACCCTGTGGAAATCCTTCCCACCTGCGCAAAAGCAACGGCGCGTTTTCTTGAAGTGCACCACGAAAGGGTGCCGAGGGTAGAACCGGGCATGCGTGCCGGGATCAACCTGCGGGGGGTCCCTTTCGAAGCCGTCGCTCATGGAATGGCCTTGATCACTCCAGGCTACACTTCCCCGGCCTTTTACCTCAACGCCCAGCTGGAAATTTCTCGACATGCTCCAAAGCCCTTGAGGAACCAAGCGCGAGTTAAAATTCACCTGGGAACGGGCTGCCACAACGCCCTCGTCGTTCTTATGGACCAAAAATCCTTAAACCCCGGAGAAACGGGGTTGGTGCAATTGCGAATGGAAAAACCCGTCCCAGCTTTAGCCCGCGATCCTTTTGTGATGTGTTCTTTGGATTTGGAGGCCGTGCTGGGAGGGGGGACCGTTTTGGAAGTCTCCAACCAGAAATTTCGGGAACGCAAAGCGACCAAAATCCTCCCTTTTCTGGAATGTCTTCTTCGGGAAGATGTCTCCGGTGCCACGGACATGCTTTTTCAGCGCAGCGGCAACCGCGCCTTGACGCTTCAGGACATGACCCGAGCCACGGGTTTTTCCAGCCGACGCATTGCTGACCACGTCAATCAAGCCTGCCGGCAGGACCGTTATGTGCTCTTAGGCCAAGAGTTTTACCTTCCCAAAGCGGCCTACAGACATTTAATTCGAGAAACCTTTCAAGCCTTATCGGCAATCTTGGCCGAGACCCCCCTCAAAGCCGCCGTGACGGCCCAGGAAATCAAGCATCGCGTCGATGCACACTTGGACGACGCTGTTTGCGCGCACGTTCTGGACACGTTGGTTCAGCGCGGCATGGTGGCACGAACAGAGTCGGGGTATCGCCTTCCTGAAAAGGTCACAGCGCTTCCTCGACGGCAACAGGAAATCGTGCAGAGGATTCTGGATTACGCCCATAAACTGGGGTGGCGCACTTTTGCCGTGGGCACCTTTTGCGACGAACATGGCGAGCGATATTCCAGGCCGGAGGTTCAAAAACTCGTCGACTATCTGACGGCCCAAAAAACTTTGGTTCGTCTTCGGGATGGGCGCTATATGACGCGCAAGGCCCTAGAACAGATCAAGGAAAGGGTTCGGGACAAAATCCTTCGCGATGGCTCCCTTACCATCGCCGATTGCTCCCAACTGTTTGGTTTCGGGCGAACCCGCGGCATCAGCATTCTCGACTATTTGGACTCCATCGGCATGACCATGCGCGTAGGCGATCGGCGCGTTCTTTCGGACCAATACGCTCAAACCTTTTGGAATGAACGCCGGCGGCGTCCAAACAGCTCGTCCAGTGCTTAG
- a CDS encoding FmdE family protein, producing MDDHGPGNQGDELWRRCVDFHGHECPGLALGYKASRFAMEKLREDRAADEELVAFVENDACFVDAVQVITGCTFGKGNFFYLDYGKIALRLLSRRSGHGVRVSLKKQVHSQDSEHRALMKKIMTGEADGADRARFQELNEKRTREILGKDPRELFHAEKLEGSVPERARIEPSKLCESCGELTMPSKMVVVAEKAMCRPCAEKGSA from the coding sequence ATGGATGACCATGGACCTGGGAACCAAGGCGACGAGTTGTGGCGACGCTGTGTGGACTTTCACGGGCACGAATGCCCCGGATTGGCTCTGGGCTACAAAGCGTCCCGATTTGCCATGGAAAAACTTAGGGAAGACCGGGCGGCCGACGAGGAGCTGGTGGCCTTTGTGGAAAACGATGCCTGCTTTGTGGATGCCGTGCAGGTGATCACAGGATGCACGTTCGGGAAGGGGAATTTCTTTTACCTAGATTATGGAAAAATTGCCCTGAGGCTTCTTAGTCGGCGTTCCGGGCATGGAGTGCGCGTGTCGCTTAAAAAACAGGTTCATAGCCAGGACTCGGAGCACCGGGCTCTTATGAAAAAAATCATGACCGGAGAGGCCGATGGTGCGGACAGAGCGCGCTTTCAGGAGCTCAATGAGAAAAGAACTCGAGAAATTTTGGGGAAAGACCCGCGCGAACTCTTTCACGCCGAAAAACTTGAGGGCTCCGTGCCGGAAAGGGCTCGAATCGAGCCTTCAAAACTCTGTGAAAGCTGTGGGGAACTGACCATGCCCAGCAAGATGGTCGTGGTGGCCGAAAAGGCGATGTGCCGTCCCTGTGCCGAAAAAGGCTCGGCATGA